The Chryseobacterium sp. JV274 sequence ACCAATCTTCTTTATACCAATGTTCCTTCACAAACCATTTGAGAACTGCATCTCTCACTACTCCCACACTATTGGTATTGGTAATCATGATAGGGGTTTCTAAAAAACCGGATTCCGTTACCCAGGTAGTACCTGTCATTTCGCCATTCCCGTTCAGTGAGTACCAGTTGGCAAAAACAGGATTATTATTCCGGCCCCTTGGTAAAATAGCTGTAACTCCTGTCCGGACAGGTCCTTTCCCGATTGTATTTTTACCTTTTCCCGAAATAATTGTACTATAGCCTACCTCAACTCCCTTTACGTCTGTTATAGAATTAAATGTGCCAGCGGTTCCGCTAAATGGAATTCCTATATCCCTGGCCCGTAATTTCTGTCCAAATGTTAAACTTTGCATATATATTAGTAAAAAAGAGAATATTATATTTTTCATAATTATCAGTTATAGAAGGCGATCAGGCAGCATGAAATACCTTTGAAAACTTCTATATTAAAATTAAATTATTGATTTTTAGTTTATTCGTGTGATGATTATTTAACCGAGAAACGTTAAGAGTTCTTTTATAAATGCCTCCGGATTTTCTTCAGCTATCCAATGTGCTGTTTTAGGAATGCGTACTGATGTAACCCTTTCGGCTACTTCTTCCATCATTTCTTTCATAAAAGGTCCACTTGTACTTATTTCTCCTCCAACTACCAGAACGGGAATAGTTAGTTTCCCATTTTTTGCCAAGCTTTCTTTATTGTCCAGTATATCTTGGTCAAATGCCCGGTAAACTTCCAATCCGGCTTTCATAGCACCGGCTGAAGAATATGCCTGACTAAAAACATCCATATCAGTTTCATTAATGGCAGCTGTATTATAAATACGATAGTTGAAAAAATAATGTAAATATTCCCGTTCACGACCAGTAATAAGCATTTCAGGCAGGTTGTGTACGTTATGGAATGCAAAATGCCAGACCCTGTGATCTGTTCTTATTTTATCAAATATTTTTGTGCCGGGTAAAGGAGCATCTATTACCACCAGCTGAGATACAGATGTACGGTATTCTTGTGCATAAGCATACGCAATCATTAAACCTATATCATGTCCTATAAGGACTACAGGGGTTTGTATCTTAAGGTGTTCCTTTAACAGGTGGTGAATATCACTGGCCATAGTGCGTTTATCATATCCACCCGCAGGTTTCCAGGAATCTCCGGCTCCTCGGTAATCCAAGGCAATAACTCGAAATCCCTTATTAACCAATACAGGTATTACAAATCGCCATTCCCACCATGTCTGCGGAAAACCATGTATCAGAATAATTATAATCTCTCCATTTCCTGCTTCTGCGTAATGTATACGTAATGTACTGCTGATAACAGCCATCCCATGATTCAAGCTAACATCACCAGGTAATTCTTTATCTTTCATATTCTTATAGGTATGTTTCAGTATTAAATTTTTATCTTTACAAAGATCTGACAGGGGCATTTAAATCGGGCTATCATTTTGATAGAAGTAGCTGCTTCAAACTTTCGAATCAATGTTTTTTAATTATTTTTATTTCGATATGCAATTAGATAAACTGCACTACGCAATTTTAAACGAACTACAATTAAACGCCAGAGCGAGCAATGCTGAAATAGGCAGAAAAATAGGACTCACAGCTCCGGCTGTTGCAGAACGTATAAAAAAGCTGGAGGAAGCAGGGATAATAAAAGGCTACACTGCTGTTGTGGAATATACAAAACTGCAATACACACAAAATGTTTTAATTGCAATAAAATTACACCCCAATATTATGATTATGTCCTTTTTGAAAGAAACTGAAGAAATAGAAGGGATTGTAAAAATGGTACATACTACAGGAGAATATTGTTTCTTTTTACATATGTTTCTGAAATCTACACAAGAAATTACTTTAGTTCTGGACCGCTTGAATAAATTTGGCACAACAACAACTTATTCTATTCTGTCGGTGCCTATTGATCACAAACCAATTACTTTTAAGTAGTGTTAGCCTCCATGAAAGAAATAAGACAAAATGAGGCAGTAGGAGTTTTTTTCTTATCAATGATTATTTAATTATAACAAAACTTCCTTCAACAAGGGTTTTGCAATAGTGGTGCGAAACTGCAAAGTTCAACGGTATTTTTTCAATTCAACTTTTGTATAAAATTGAAGATTTGAATTTTATTGCTGCACCATCACAAAGCCACAAATAACGTTTAAAATGAATATAAAAATCTCATAAAACGATTATATAAAAAATATTAGGAATAATTTTATTTCATATGTGATGGAAATTCTGACTCAAAGAATAATTAATTATTATAAAAGAGTAAATAAAGAAGTCAATACAAAATCTCAAAAACAATTAATTAAATTTTAATTTAAATTCCGAAATTCATTAGGGGTAACACCAGTTCTCTGCTTGAATAATCGAATAAAATGCTGCGGATATTTAAAACCCAATTCATAAGCAATCTGACTAATAGATTTATCAACATTGAATACTCTTTGCTTGGCTATATCAATAATTTTATTCTGTATGTATTCCTGCGCAGTTTTCCCTGTTTCTTTCTTAATCAGATCTCCAAAATAGTTAGGCGAAAAATGTAATTCATCTGCACAATATGCTACAGATGGAAGCCCAATAGTATTAGGTTTCTCAGATGAAAAATAGCTGTTTAGTAATTCTTCAAATTTTTCTAAAATACCTTTATTCACATTTTCTCTGGTGATAAACTGACGGTCATAGAAGCGGTCACAGTGATTAAGAAAAAGTTCAATATTCGATGTGATGACTTTTTTACTGTGTTTATCTACTGGGCGGCTCAATTCAAATTGAATATCAGCAAACATTTCCAAAACCATTTGTTGTTCTTTTGCTGATAGATGCAGCGCTTCATTGGTCTGGTAACCAAAAAATCCATATTCAGAGATGCCCTTACCTAAAGAAGTTCCTTTAATTAAATCCGGATGAAATACTAATCCATGCCCCAAAGGCTGATACTTATCAATTTTGTTTTCTACATCAACAACTTGTCCCGGAGAAACAAAAACCAATGTTCCTTCCTGATAGTCATAAGTTGCCCGACCATATTTCAGATCACCACATTTTACATCTTTTAAAAAAATGCAATACAGATTAAAATACATTTTAGATCCTGTTCTTTTATGTGCTTTCGAAAAATCTATTACACTTACCAAAGGGTGAAGGGTCTCGTGATTATTAAATTGATTATAATCGTTTACTGTTTCAAAATAGATTGATTGGCTCATAACGGTATCATTTTGTAATACAAATCTAAAGATAAAAATACCCGCTTTTTTACATTATGCCCCAGAACAGTAATATTGGTTACAAGTTCCGTAATATATCTACCAACAGGCTTGTCAATAAGTTGGAAATTTGCAATAACAAATTGATTAACCAATTTTATTCTTTGCGAAACAAAAAAATAAATAAGATAAAAAATGAAAAAAGTAATATTGAACAATAGTATAGAAATGCCGGTTTTAGGATTTGGAGTATTTCAGGTCCCGGATCCCGCAGAATGTGAAAAAGCTGTTATTGATGCAATTGATACAGGCTATCGATTAATTGATACTGCTGCATCTTACGGTAATGAACAAGCGGTTGGTAATGCCATTAAAAACAGTGGAATTGCGAGAGAAGATTTATTTATCACGACAAAACTTTGGGTACAAGACACAGGATATGAAAAAACTTTAAAAGCTTTTGAAACATCATTGAATAAACTTCAGTTGGAATATCTGGATTTATACCTTATTCATCAGCCGTACGGAGATATTTTCGGATCTTGGAAAGCAATGCAGGAATTGTATGAACAAGGAAAAGTAAGAGCTATAGGAGTTTCTAATTTCCATCCTGACAGGATCGCAGATTTGATTGCCAACAGTGGATTTACACCAGCAATCAATCAAATCGAGACTCATCCTTTCCATCAACAGGTTGAAACACAAAATTTCCTAATTGAAAATAATGTACAGATTGAATCCTGGGGGCCTTTTGCAGAAGGAAAGAATGATATTTTTAATAATGAAGTTTTAAAAACGATCGCAGAAAAATATAACAAATCTGTAGCTCAGGTCATTTTGAACTGGTTGACGAGTAGAAATGTTATCGTTATTCCAAAATCTGTAAGAAAAGAAAGAATGGCTGAAAATTTTGACATTTTTGACTTTGAGCTTTCTTCTGAAGATATGGATGCTATCGCAACTTTAGACACTGAATCCAGCTTGTTTTTTGATCATAGAGACCCCAACATGGTTAAATGGCTAAGTGAAAGAAAATTGGACTTGTAATCCAATTTCATCAGTAAAAATATGATCAAATGAATAGGTTAGCAATGAAAAATAAGACAATAAAATATATAAGTTTAATCACCTTAATTTTAGTCTCCAATTTTTTTGTTAAAGCACAAAATAAGGTGGCACAAAAACCAATTACTATTGCGTCACAAGGCAATTTCTCAGCCGGAGGTTCGGTTATCAAAAGTGAAGGCGTTTTCGATCCGTTAAAACCATGGAATGTGTCTCAAGGAGGGCAAACAAGACACGGAGATCACGCTGATGTTTTTTACCAAATTCCTGTCAAATCTAAAAAACTTTCGATGATTTTCCTGCACGGTTACGGACAGTCTAGACGAAGCTGGCAGACCACAGCGGATGGAAGAGAAGGTTTTGCCAATATTTTTTTAAGAAAAGGTTATAGTGTCTATCTGGTTGATCAACCAGGTCGTGGAGAGGCCGGGCAGACTACAAAACCAGGACAAATTAGCGGTACGCCAGATGACCAGACTTGGTTTACTCAATTCCGAATTGGTCTGTACCCTAAATTCAATGAAGGCGTTCAGTTTCCAAAAGACAGCATTTCTATGGATCAATTTTTCCGTATGATGACACCGGATATAGGAAATGTAGATGAAGCAACGATTATGAATGCAATGTCTTCTGTTATGGATAAATCCGGAAACGGGATTCTTTTCACACATTCGGCAGGAGGCTCACCTGGATGGAAAACAGCCATTAAAAATGAAAAAATTAAAGCTGTCGTTGCCTATGAACCCGGAGGATTCACCTTTCCGGAAGGAGAAGAACCTGAAGGAAACCGAGGAGGAAAAGGTGTTCCGATGAACGAATTTATGAAACTGACTAAAATTCCCATTGTAGTTTACTATGGGGATTATATTCCAACTGAAGAAACTAATGCAGCATCATTAAATTTTTGGAAAAACGTTCTTACGACAGCAAGACAATGGGCAAAAGTCGTCAATAGTCACGGTGGAGATGTTACTATTGTTCATCTCCCTGAACTGGGCATTAAGGGGAATACCCATTTTCTAATGTCTGATTTGAATAATGTAGAAGTTGCAGAGCTATTATCAAAATGGCTGAAGGAGAAAGGTTTGGATAAGTAATATTGATTAAACAATAATTGATATATGGAAAAGTTGAAAAATTTTGGCGTATGGCTTTGTGCAGTACTTCTACTATTATCATCTTGCTCAAAAGCTCAGAAATCAATATCTGAAAAAAAAGAAATGTTGAAAGACAAAAATGTATTGATTGTTTATTTATCACGAACAAAAAATACAAAAACAATTGCCGACATCATTCATCAAAATATTGGTGGAATCTTAATTGAGTTGGCATTACAGAATCCTTATCCCAAAGATTACAAAGCAACTGTAGATCAGATAGCGAAAGAAAATGAAACCAATTTTTTACCTCCGCTTAAAACAAAGATTGAAAATATTGAAAAATATGACGTGATCTTCTTAGGGTTTCCAACCTGGGGAATGCAGTTACCACCTCCGATGAAAAGTTTTTTAAGCCAGAATAATTTTAAAGGAAAAACAATTATTCCTTTTAATACCAATGCTGGCTACGGGATTGGAAGCAGCTTTGAAACTGTGAAAAAGCTAAGTCCTGAAAGCAGAATATTAGAAGGTTTTACGATTAAAGGAGGAGTTGAACGGGATGGAATTTTATTCGTAATGGAAGGAAAGAAGAAAGTTGAAACGGAAAAGAAAGTGAAAGAATGGCTGGCTAAAATCGGGATGTCAAAATAGCATAATTATAATAATTTTTAAAAGTAAAAAGAATGAGACAACTGAAATATTTGGGTTTTATAGCAGTATTAATGTGTGTTTCACTATTTACAAATACCATAAACGCACAAAAAATGACAAGATCCAATTCGCAGCTAAGCGAAAAAGATAAAAACATCATCATCATTTCTTCATTTACGGCACAAGGTAAATTAGAGGAATTAAAAGCAAGTTTAAATAAAGGTCTGGATGCAAGATTAACAATCAATGAAATAAAAGAAATTTTGGTACACACTTATGCTTATTGTGGTTTTCCGAGAAGCATAAGAGGTTTACAGACTTTTATGGAAGTTCTTGATGAAAGGAAGGCAAAAGGAATTAATGATACTGTGGGTAAAGAAGCTTCAACTATTGCAAATGACAACAGCAAGTACGAAAGAGGAAAGGAAATTCTGGCTCAACTTACCCAAACACCACAGCCAGACAAACTTTCGGGCTATTCAGCATTTGCACCGACAATAGATACATTTCTAAAAGAACATCTATTTGCTGATATTTTCGAGAGAGATCTTTTGGCTTATGCGCAAAGAGAACTGGTGACGATTTCTGTAATCAGTGCTATTGGTAATGCAGAACCAATGTTGCAATCTCATCTAGGCATTTCACTAAACGTTGGTTGGTCACCACCGCAGTTGAACGAGTTTGTTCCTGTTATCAGCTCTACCATTAGTATTGAAAAATCAAATGCAGCAAAAATGGTTTTAAATCAGGTTTTAAAAAATAAATCTAAATAAGCCATAAAAATAAAAAAATGAAAAAGATAACAATATCAATAATAGCATTCATCTTGGTTGCTACAAGCGTTAGCGTTCATGCCCAAACGAAAAAAAATAGTCAATCAAAAATGGGAAAAATTGAAGTAATCAAACGTAATAATCCTTTCGGATTGGTTTATGATGGTGCAATCACAGAAAATGTAACAGGAAAAGTAAATATTCATCCTGTAAAGTATAAATTGAATGGAATTGAAATTGCAGCCAATGTTTATACTCCTGCAAATTATGACTCTTCAAAAAAATATGCAGCAATCACTGTCGCACACCCAAATGGAGGTGTTAAGGAACAGACTGCGGGACTTTATGCACAACGCTTAGCGGAAGCAGGCTATATTACAATTGCTGCAGATGCATCTTATCAGGGAGCAAGTGGGGGAGAACCTCGTCACACAGATAAACCTGTTTATAGAACAGAAGACATTCACGGAATGGCAGATTTTATTTCACAATATCCCGGAGTTGATACCAATCGAATAGGCGCATTCGGTATCTGTGGTGGCGGTGGCTATACTTTGAAGGCGACTCAGTCTGACAAAAGATTTAAAGCGATTGCTACTTTAAGTATGTTTAACTCCGGTGAAGTACGAAGAAACGGATTTCAAAATTCGGGATTAAAAACCATCCAGGAACGATTGAAACAAGCTTCTGACGCAAGAGCACAGGAAGCTGCAGGTGGTGAAATTCTTTATTCCGGTGTTGCAAGCATTACCGATGAAGAAATTAAAAAGATCAGTAAAGATCTTTATCGTGAAGGATATATTTATTACTACAGAACCAATGCACATCCCAATTCAACATTTTTATATCCGACCAGTAATTTAATGGATTTAATGACCTGGGATGCTGTAGAAAATATGGATTTGATCAATCAACCTTTATTGATGATGACTGGCAGTAAAGCAGATACAAAATATATGACAGATGAAGCATTTCTAAAAGCGGTAAATGCAAAAGAAAAAGAATTGTTCATTATTGACGGTGCAACGCATATCCAAACTTATTGGAGACTAGAATATGTAGAAAAAGCAATGCATAAACTAACTGAATTCTTTGAAAAAAATTTATAACCAATAAAAGCTCTAATATAAAATGAAACAAGCAGTTGTATTATTTCTATCAGTGTTATTGTTATCAAGCTGTTGTACTAAGTCTATATTAGAAGTTGGAAGGACTTACATTTTTCCAAAAGGTGAAAAAGTTACCAATAAAAATTTTACAGGTAACGTCTGGCTGCAAATGCTTGCCCAGGATGAGCAAATGAGTATAGGTAATGTAACTTTTGAACCAGGAACAAGAACCAAGTGGCATTTGCATCCTGGAGGGCAGATTATACTTGTAACTGAAGGTATTGGATATTATCAAGAAAAAGGTCAATTGAAAAAAGTATTGCATAAAGGCGATGTTATAAAATGTCCACCAAATGTTGAACATTGGCATGGAGCAAGTCCAAACAGTCATCTTGTTCATTTGGCAATTTCAAATAATGGCAAAGGCGCAGTAGTGTGGTTAAAACCTGTAACTGATACTGAATATCATAAAGGTGATTGAAAAGCAAATACTACATTCTATTTAACATAATATAAATTATAGGACATTTATTATACCATTTGAAAGAGAGTACTAACCACTCCAGAATCCGTTATTTTTTAATTTTTCCTTCATATATTCTTTAACGGTTTCTAAGAACTCTTCTTTAGTCATAAATCTGTCCAGAAAATTTTCCAGCTTTCCTTCATTCTCGATTTCCTGAAAATAAACTTCGTGGTCTGTGCTGTATACTGTTGGATTGGTCTGATCCGGATCTGTTGTGCAAACAAAAAAATGATCAGGATATCCATAAAAATAAAATATACAGATGAAATCCATTTCAGAGCCTTCTACCATTTTTTTTACTTCATGTTCCTCTATAAGTCCATCTAGTTCTTCGTAATCGTCTGTATCTTTCTTAAACGGCGTAAAAAACCAATCTTTGAAAAAATATTGTCCGTACGCCAATTCATGGTCAGAAAAATAATGCTTCAATAATTCTTTATAAAAACTTTCCTGATCATTATGATATACGGTTGAATTTTCTTCATAATACTGATCTATCCCGTAGACATCCCAATCTCTGTCATAAAGATGATGTCCAAATATGATACTCCGCCAATTCTCGGCAAAATTTTTGTCAGCACGTGCAGCGTCTGTATTTCCTCCTAACTTTCTGATTTTATTTACAATACTCTCATTCATAGGCTATAATTTAGTCATCCAATATATTATGTTAAATTGAAACCACTATGGAAACTAATCTCTCTTTGATCTAAAAATACAAAATCTTGCCACATGGCAGTTTTTATAATCATGAAACTGAGTACCTTTATCCTACCAAAAATAAGTAATATGAAACCAAAAATGATCTGGGCCAATCTGGCAGTAGCCGACCTTGAACGCACACAGAAATTTTATACAGAGCTGGGATTCAAGCCCAATAATCCGCACAGCTCTAATGAGTTGGTAAGTTTTTTTATGGCTGGAAATGAATTTATTATTCACTTTTTCTTAAAAAATATCATAGAGAGAAATTTAAAACCCATGAAATTCGGGGATCCTCAAAGTTCCAACGAAATCATCTTCACCCTCTCTGCAGAAAATAAAGAACAGGTAGATGAATGGGCTCAGGAAGTAAAAAAAGCCGGTGGAACTATTGTTTCGGAACCTGAGAGTTTTGGAGAAAATTATTATGGATTTGTGTTTGCAGACCCTGATGGGCACAAGTTTAATGTATTTTTTATGTAAGCTTTGTAATATTTTCTCTATATTTGATATTCAACAGATAAATATGAACGTAGCGAGCTGTATCTCCCCACCAAGATTTTAATATTTCAAATTCTAATTTGAAGTACTGATGCTGATAAAGTTTTATTGGCCAATTGGTATATGATTCAAATTCATTACAAATAATTTAAAATCTTTACAGTTCATTCTAAATGAAAAAATCATATTTATTATTGCATCTGGCCGTAATACTGGCCGGCTTTACAGGAGTATTTGGAAAATTAATATCGCTTAATGAAGGACTTTTAACATGGTACAGAGTACTGTTTTCCTATATTATTCTGTTTTTTATCCTGAAAATATTTAAAATTTCCAATACCATTTCAGGAAAAGAAAAACTGAAAATCGCTCAGGCAGGACTCCTTATTACTTTACACTGGGTCCTCTTCTATGCAAGTATCAAATATTCCAATATATCAATTGGAGTTGTATGTTATTGTCTTACCAGCTTTTTTACAGCTTTATTCAAACCAATCATTGATAGACAGAAATTCAAATTATCAGAACTGGGGCTCAGTACTTTGACACTTCTGGGAATCAGCCTCATCTTCCACTTTGATACATCATATCAGCTAGGAATTATTCTGGGCATATTTTCTTCTGCAGTTGCTGCGCTTTATACCATTTATAATGAGCGCATGGTTCAGCGTTTTGACAGCATTGTTATCAACTATTATCAGATGCTTGCCGGTTCTGTATGCCTCGGAGCAATTTTGCCCATATACCTCCTCTATTTCAAAGCAGATAGCATAGTTCCTGGATTAAAAGACACTGCTTATTTGGGGCTCTTAGCTCTTTTCTGTACGGTAGGGCTTTATGTCATATTTGCAGAAGTTTTAAAAAAAATTCCAGCCTTTACGGTCAACTTAACCTTCAATCTGGAGCCGGTATATGCTATTATTATTGCTTTTTTATTTTTTGATGAAAGCAAAGAAGTCAATCTTTCATTTTATATAGGATTAGCATTTATTATTGCTTCTGTAGTCTTGCAGACATTGATTTCGATTAAGAAAAAATATTAAAAATAAATATTTTAATAAATAAAATATTCTAAATTAAATCGCTCACAGTTATTTTTTTTCATCAAAATCATATATTTGCTGCTAAACAAAAATAACTGTGAGTAAACCTATTATATTTGGTGAAATTGAAGGTATTGAAGAAGGATATCATTTTAATAATAGAAAAGAGATGATGCCAACAAGCTTTCATAGAAATTGGGGAGCAGGAATTGATGGAAATGCAAAAGAAGGTACTGCTGCAATCGTTCTTTCTGGGGGTTATGAAGATGATTTAGATTTTGGGGAAGAAATTGTTTATACTGGTGCTGGTGGTAATGATAGCAATACTGGAAAACAAATAAGAGATCAAACATGGGAAAAAGGAAATGCTGGACTTATAATAAGTATGGACCAAGGATTACCCGTAAGAGTTATTCGGGGATCAACACATACATCTGAATTTTCTCCTCAAAATGGTTATTCTTATGCTGGATTATATAGCGTTGTTGATGCTTGGGAGGAAACTGGTAAAAGTGGGTTCAAAATTTGTAGGTTTCGTTTAGAATATTCTGGCAATAATCAGTCTAAAAAAGCAGTGCGTCAAATTGAATTAGACTATTCTGAAAGAACGAAAAAAAGAATAGAAAGTACTGTTTTAAGGATTGTACGAGATACTAAAGTTGCATGGCAAATAAAAAGATTATATAATTTTAAATGCCAAATTTGTCAGATTTCTATTCCAACCAAATTAGGTCATTATGCAGAAGGTGCTCATATCAAACCGCTAGGCAAACCTCATAATGGAGATGATAATCCTAATAATGTTATTTGTCTTTGCCCTAATCATCATATTATGTTTGATAAAGGTGTATTTTCAATTAAAGATGATTTACAATTAATTGGTTGTTTATCTGGAGAACTTACAATTAATGATAATCATACATTGAATCTTTCAAATCTACAATACCACCGTCAAACGCATGGTTTCGAATAAAATATTTTAGCCTCTCAGAAATAATATGTTGAGAGGCTTTTTTATTTAAATTTATTTATTTATTTATTCCCAAACTGTTATATAATTGCACCTGCCATATTCCCACTATCTCCTTAAGCATGACGAATGTAAACGCAGCATTATAAGTGTTAGGAAATACCGTTATTTCAGTATCTATAAAATCTGATGCCTGCGGAATGGGCTTTAATCCAAATATCTGAAACAGAGCAACAGATCTCTTTATATGAAAACCCGAAGTAACCAAATAAACACTTCCAGGAGCCATCTTTTTTACTATCGGACTTGAGAATTTTGCATTCTGATAGGTATTCATGCTTTTATCTTCCTTAATAATATCAGAATCTGACACCCCCATTTTTTTGAAATTTTCACTGAATAATTCCGCTTCACTGGTATGTCCTCTGCCCTTTCCGGAAATCACTATTTTGCAGGGTATATTCTTTTTCTTGAATTCCTGATACAATTGATAGGCTGTGACGATTCTTGAATAAGACATCGTATGCAGTTTTTCAGTATTGTCAATATCTACAACTCCACCACCCAATACAACAATAACGGGGTTCTGAGAAGCGGTATTCTTTATTGCAGAAGTATGGATATAGCTTTTCTGCAGATATTCTGAAGTTAATTTACCCAAAAAGCCATTTCCTATAAAGATGATCATTAAAACGACCGATACACCAATTCCTATTCTCAGATTTTTGCGTTTATTTTTTCTTTTCAGCAGAGCGATTATAACTACCGCAAGAAATAATAAGAAATAAGGTTCTGCAAAAAGCTGTAAAACACGAAATAAAAGATCCAATAAAAATTTCATTTAAGATAATATTGATTAATGTATAGAAAACATCAGAACCTCAAAGGTAGGCATTTCTAAACTTTACCAACGACAAAAGTCACAAAAGCACTATTTGAAAACACTTAAGTAAGTTTTAAATAATGCCGAAGAAAAGATAATATTAAGATGAAAATCAAATATTTTCACAAAACTTAGGTGTACTTATTATACATAAAGCCTGGTTCTAAAATAATTTAAACGTTACAAACTTTTGTGTCTTTTGTGGTAATGAAGTTC is a genomic window containing:
- a CDS encoding alpha/beta fold hydrolase; protein product: MKDKELPGDVSLNHGMAVISSTLRIHYAEAGNGEIIIILIHGFPQTWWEWRFVIPVLVNKGFRVIALDYRGAGDSWKPAGGYDKRTMASDIHHLLKEHLKIQTPVVLIGHDIGLMIAYAYAQEYRTSVSQLVVIDAPLPGTKIFDKIRTDHRVWHFAFHNVHNLPEMLITGREREYLHYFFNYRIYNTAAINETDMDVFSQAYSSAGAMKAGLEVYRAFDQDILDNKESLAKNGKLTIPVLVVGGEISTSGPFMKEMMEEVAERVTSVRIPKTAHWIAEENPEAFIKELLTFLG
- a CDS encoding Lrp/AsnC family transcriptional regulator, with product MQLDKLHYAILNELQLNARASNAEIGRKIGLTAPAVAERIKKLEEAGIIKGYTAVVEYTKLQYTQNVLIAIKLHPNIMIMSFLKETEEIEGIVKMVHTTGEYCFFLHMFLKSTQEITLVLDRLNKFGTTTTYSILSVPIDHKPITFK
- a CDS encoding helix-turn-helix domain-containing protein; amino-acid sequence: MSQSIYFETVNDYNQFNNHETLHPLVSVIDFSKAHKRTGSKMYFNLYCIFLKDVKCGDLKYGRATYDYQEGTLVFVSPGQVVDVENKIDKYQPLGHGLVFHPDLIKGTSLGKGISEYGFFGYQTNEALHLSAKEQQMVLEMFADIQFELSRPVDKHSKKVITSNIELFLNHCDRFYDRQFITRENVNKGILEKFEELLNSYFSSEKPNTIGLPSVAYCADELHFSPNYFGDLIKKETGKTAQEYIQNKIIDIAKQRVFNVDKSISQIAYELGFKYPQHFIRLFKQRTGVTPNEFRNLN
- a CDS encoding aldo/keto reductase, whose product is MKKVILNNSIEMPVLGFGVFQVPDPAECEKAVIDAIDTGYRLIDTAASYGNEQAVGNAIKNSGIAREDLFITTKLWVQDTGYEKTLKAFETSLNKLQLEYLDLYLIHQPYGDIFGSWKAMQELYEQGKVRAIGVSNFHPDRIADLIANSGFTPAINQIETHPFHQQVETQNFLIENNVQIESWGPFAEGKNDIFNNEVLKTIAEKYNKSVAQVILNWLTSRNVIVIPKSVRKERMAENFDIFDFELSSEDMDAIATLDTESSLFFDHRDPNMVKWLSERKLDL
- a CDS encoding alpha/beta hydrolase, with product MAQKPITIASQGNFSAGGSVIKSEGVFDPLKPWNVSQGGQTRHGDHADVFYQIPVKSKKLSMIFLHGYGQSRRSWQTTADGREGFANIFLRKGYSVYLVDQPGRGEAGQTTKPGQISGTPDDQTWFTQFRIGLYPKFNEGVQFPKDSISMDQFFRMMTPDIGNVDEATIMNAMSSVMDKSGNGILFTHSAGGSPGWKTAIKNEKIKAVVAYEPGGFTFPEGEEPEGNRGGKGVPMNEFMKLTKIPIVVYYGDYIPTEETNAASLNFWKNVLTTARQWAKVVNSHGGDVTIVHLPELGIKGNTHFLMSDLNNVEVAELLSKWLKEKGLDK
- a CDS encoding flavodoxin, which produces MEKLKNFGVWLCAVLLLLSSCSKAQKSISEKKEMLKDKNVLIVYLSRTKNTKTIADIIHQNIGGILIELALQNPYPKDYKATVDQIAKENETNFLPPLKTKIENIEKYDVIFLGFPTWGMQLPPPMKSFLSQNNFKGKTIIPFNTNAGYGIGSSFETVKKLSPESRILEGFTIKGGVERDGILFVMEGKKKVETEKKVKEWLAKIGMSK
- a CDS encoding carboxymuconolactone decarboxylase family protein, whose amino-acid sequence is MTRSNSQLSEKDKNIIIISSFTAQGKLEELKASLNKGLDARLTINEIKEILVHTYAYCGFPRSIRGLQTFMEVLDERKAKGINDTVGKEASTIANDNSKYERGKEILAQLTQTPQPDKLSGYSAFAPTIDTFLKEHLFADIFERDLLAYAQRELVTISVISAIGNAEPMLQSHLGISLNVGWSPPQLNEFVPVISSTISIEKSNAAKMVLNQVLKNKSK
- a CDS encoding alpha/beta hydrolase; amino-acid sequence: MKKITISIIAFILVATSVSVHAQTKKNSQSKMGKIEVIKRNNPFGLVYDGAITENVTGKVNIHPVKYKLNGIEIAANVYTPANYDSSKKYAAITVAHPNGGVKEQTAGLYAQRLAEAGYITIAADASYQGASGGEPRHTDKPVYRTEDIHGMADFISQYPGVDTNRIGAFGICGGGGYTLKATQSDKRFKAIATLSMFNSGEVRRNGFQNSGLKTIQERLKQASDARAQEAAGGEILYSGVASITDEEIKKISKDLYREGYIYYYRTNAHPNSTFLYPTSNLMDLMTWDAVENMDLINQPLLMMTGSKADTKYMTDEAFLKAVNAKEKELFIIDGATHIQTYWRLEYVEKAMHKLTEFFEKNL
- a CDS encoding cupin domain-containing protein → MKQAVVLFLSVLLLSSCCTKSILEVGRTYIFPKGEKVTNKNFTGNVWLQMLAQDEQMSIGNVTFEPGTRTKWHLHPGGQIILVTEGIGYYQEKGQLKKVLHKGDVIKCPPNVEHWHGASPNSHLVHLAISNNGKGAVVWLKPVTDTEYHKGD
- a CDS encoding VOC family protein — translated: MAVFIIMKLSTFILPKISNMKPKMIWANLAVADLERTQKFYTELGFKPNNPHSSNELVSFFMAGNEFIIHFFLKNIIERNLKPMKFGDPQSSNEIIFTLSAENKEQVDEWAQEVKKAGGTIVSEPESFGENYYGFVFADPDGHKFNVFFM